A single window of Oerskovia paurometabola DNA harbors:
- a CDS encoding YbaK/EbsC family protein codes for MSHGTSGPATFPTLGDLAWVPATDRLDLLAPPVAQALARWAALDPGVAQQVAVVEIDPDLADTATLNAAHDLPPEASANCVLVAGRRGGDERIAAAVVRATTRADVNSRVRSLLDVRKASFLPTDRAVAESGMEYGGITPIGLPDGWRVLLDARVATDGEPALVGSGLRRSKLLLPGALLARLPGVELVDGLGVPVG; via the coding sequence ATGAGTCACGGCACGAGCGGACCCGCGACGTTCCCGACCCTGGGCGACCTCGCCTGGGTCCCGGCCACGGACAGGCTCGACCTGCTCGCACCGCCCGTCGCGCAGGCCCTCGCCCGCTGGGCCGCGCTGGACCCGGGCGTCGCGCAGCAGGTCGCGGTCGTGGAGATCGACCCCGACCTCGCGGACACCGCGACGCTCAACGCGGCGCACGACCTGCCCCCGGAAGCCTCGGCGAACTGCGTCCTGGTCGCCGGACGACGCGGGGGCGACGAACGCATCGCGGCAGCGGTCGTGCGCGCCACGACCCGCGCCGACGTGAACTCGCGCGTGCGGTCGCTGCTCGACGTGCGCAAGGCGTCGTTCCTGCCCACGGACCGGGCCGTCGCCGAGTCCGGCATGGAGTACGGCGGGATCACCCCGATCGGGCTCCCGGACGGCTGGCGCGTCCTGCTCGACGCGCGCGTCGCGACCGACGGCGAGCCCGCGCTCGTCGGGAGCGGGCTGCGCCGGTCCAAGCTGCTGCTGCCGGGCGCGCTGCTCGCGCGGCTGCCCGGGGTCGAGCTGGTCGACGGGCTGGGCGTGCCGGTGGGGTGA
- a CDS encoding YbhB/YbcL family Raf kinase inhibitor-like protein has product MNLADRPIAPDPYSLLPRVPLFTVTSDDVVQGEPMARTHAAEGDNRSPELAWNHFPAATRSFLVNCFDPDAPTPAGYWHWTVVNLPVATVTLAQGAGSPGGGYLPQGAFQTRHDGGGPGYLGAAPPPGDRPHRYVFAVHALDVERLDVTPATPPTAVAIAALFHTIARATITPTYQVLVTA; this is encoded by the coding sequence ATGAACCTCGCCGACCGTCCGATCGCCCCCGACCCCTACTCGCTGCTGCCGCGGGTGCCGCTCTTCACGGTGACGAGCGACGACGTCGTGCAGGGGGAGCCCATGGCCCGCACCCACGCGGCCGAGGGCGACAACCGCTCGCCCGAGCTCGCGTGGAACCACTTCCCCGCGGCCACGCGCTCGTTCCTGGTCAACTGCTTCGACCCCGACGCACCGACCCCGGCGGGGTACTGGCACTGGACCGTCGTCAACCTGCCCGTCGCCACCGTGACCCTCGCGCAGGGCGCAGGCTCCCCCGGTGGCGGCTACCTGCCCCAGGGCGCGTTCCAGACCCGGCACGACGGCGGAGGCCCCGGCTACCTGGGCGCCGCACCGCCGCCCGGGGACCGCCCGCACCGATACGTCTTCGCGGTGCACGCGCTCGACGTCGAGCGGCTCGACGTGACCCCCGCGACGCCCCCGACGGCCGTCGCGATCGCCGCGCTGTTCCACACGATCGCGCGCGCGACCATCACGCCGACCTACCAGGTCCTGGTCACCGCATGA
- a CDS encoding universal stress protein, with the protein MSTVGPVVVGYDGSPSATSAVRWAAREARRRGARLEVVFARDAHDTHLEPSLPGGGENAQAGARALAERGRVQALEVEPDVEVEATVEYTTPAATLVGTSLDASIVVVGSGDHGRVRGELGGSVALAVAAHAHCPVVVVHGDVEALRDVNLPVVVGVDGSTHATGALDHAAEVAASRGASLRVVVAWWTRASAHLESYMAAEFPRERAENGAERLLAAALAQVHEDYPDLEVEGSTVEAQPAPALVRASEGAERLVVGSRGRGGFAALVLGSVSHSLVREAHCPVTIVR; encoded by the coding sequence ATGTCCACCGTCGGACCGGTCGTGGTCGGCTATGACGGGTCGCCCTCCGCGACCTCCGCAGTGCGCTGGGCCGCGCGCGAGGCCCGACGGCGTGGCGCCCGTCTGGAGGTCGTCTTCGCCCGAGACGCGCACGACACGCACCTCGAACCCTCGTTGCCGGGGGGAGGCGAGAACGCGCAGGCCGGGGCGCGAGCGCTCGCCGAACGGGGCCGGGTCCAGGCGCTCGAGGTCGAGCCCGACGTCGAGGTCGAGGCGACCGTGGAGTACACGACCCCGGCCGCGACGCTCGTCGGGACGTCGCTCGACGCCTCGATCGTGGTCGTCGGGTCGGGGGACCACGGGCGGGTCCGCGGCGAGCTCGGCGGCTCGGTGGCGCTCGCGGTCGCCGCGCACGCGCACTGCCCGGTCGTCGTGGTCCACGGGGACGTCGAGGCGCTGCGGGACGTGAACCTGCCCGTGGTCGTGGGGGTCGACGGCTCGACGCACGCGACCGGTGCGCTCGACCACGCGGCCGAGGTCGCGGCCTCGCGCGGTGCGTCGCTGCGGGTCGTGGTCGCGTGGTGGACGCGCGCCTCGGCGCACCTCGAGAGCTACATGGCCGCGGAGTTCCCGCGCGAGCGCGCCGAGAACGGGGCCGAGCGACTGCTCGCGGCCGCGCTCGCCCAGGTGCACGAGGACTACCCGGACCTGGAGGTCGAGGGCTCGACCGTGGAGGCGCAGCCGGCTCCCGCGCTGGTCAGGGCCTCGGAGGGGGCCGAGCGCCTGGTCGTCGGGTCGCGCGGGCGGGGCGGGTTCGCGGCGCTCGTCCTGGGTTCGGTGAGCCACTCGCTCGTGCGTGAGGCGCACTGTCCCGTGACGATCGTGCGCTGA
- a CDS encoding ABC transporter ATP-binding protein, producing MSHTLSGDDNAPTAQDAALPALAGTGLSLGYDGTAVVHDASLRLLPGQVTALIGPNGSGKSTLLRSLARLHKPVEGTVSLPDVPDALALHPKDFARRVTLLSQSRPTPNGVSVRDVVGYGRHPHRARFRSTDPDGARAIAWAMDVTGVAAMAGRGVDELSGGELQRVWLATCLAQDTGVLLLDEPTTYLDLRYQVEILDLMRDLADDHGVAVGVVLHDLNQAAAVADHVVLLQRGVVRAAGMAADVLTADALSETYGIRIEVTHDPLTGTVQTAPVGRHTTRRLVAVP from the coding sequence GTGAGCCACACCTTATCCGGCGACGACAACGCTCCCACCGCCCAGGACGCCGCCCTCCCAGCCCTCGCCGGAACCGGGCTGAGCCTCGGGTACGACGGGACCGCCGTCGTGCACGACGCCTCCCTGCGCCTGCTCCCCGGACAGGTCACCGCGCTCATCGGTCCCAACGGGAGCGGCAAGTCCACGCTCCTGCGCTCGCTCGCCCGGCTCCACAAGCCCGTCGAGGGGACCGTGAGCCTGCCCGACGTCCCCGACGCGCTCGCGCTGCACCCCAAGGACTTCGCACGCCGCGTCACCCTGCTCTCGCAGAGCCGCCCCACGCCCAACGGCGTGAGCGTGCGCGACGTCGTCGGGTACGGGCGCCACCCGCACCGGGCGCGCTTCCGGTCCACGGACCCCGACGGCGCCCGCGCGATCGCCTGGGCCATGGACGTCACCGGCGTCGCGGCGATGGCGGGCCGCGGCGTCGACGAGCTGTCGGGCGGCGAGCTCCAGCGCGTGTGGCTCGCGACCTGCCTGGCCCAGGACACGGGCGTGCTGCTGCTCGACGAGCCCACGACCTACCTCGACCTGCGCTACCAGGTCGAGATCCTCGACCTGATGCGCGATCTCGCGGACGACCACGGCGTGGCCGTGGGCGTCGTGCTGCACGACCTCAACCAGGCGGCCGCGGTCGCCGACCACGTGGTCCTGCTCCAGCGCGGCGTCGTCCGTGCCGCGGGCATGGCCGCCGACGTCCTGACCGCCGACGCGCTCAGCGAGACCTACGGCATCCGGATCGAGGTCACGCACGACCCGCTGACCGGCACGGTGCAGACCGCGCCCGTCGGGCGGCACACGACCCGCAGGCTCGTCGCCGTCCCCTGA
- a CDS encoding ABC transporter ATP-binding protein, whose product MRTTTTRRTAEASTRDAPAVSPYALQVAGITKTYAAGKRSVHALRGVSLALPRGSFTAVMGPSGSGKSTLLHCAAGLDRPTGGSVHLGGVDLSTLTEDELTALRRGRIGFVFQAYNLMGSLTVAENVGLPLRLAGERADPAWLREIAARVGIEDRLDHRPSELSGGQQQRVAIARALVTRPDVVVADEPTGALDTRTSKHVLELLRFLVDTLGQSVFMVTHDPVAASFADRVVFLADGQVAGDLVRPTPEQVADRMTHLGEW is encoded by the coding sequence TTGAGGACAACCACGACCAGGCGGACCGCCGAGGCATCCACGAGGGATGCCCCGGCGGTCTCGCCGTACGCCCTGCAGGTCGCAGGGATCACCAAGACGTACGCCGCGGGCAAGCGGTCGGTGCACGCCCTGCGGGGCGTGTCCCTGGCGCTCCCGAGGGGCAGCTTCACGGCCGTGATGGGGCCGTCGGGCTCGGGCAAGAGCACGTTGCTGCACTGCGCCGCGGGTCTCGACCGGCCGACGGGCGGCTCGGTCCACCTGGGCGGGGTGGACCTGTCCACGCTGACCGAGGACGAGCTCACGGCGCTGCGCCGGGGCCGCATCGGGTTCGTCTTCCAGGCCTACAACCTCATGGGGTCGTTGACGGTCGCGGAGAACGTCGGGCTGCCGCTGCGGCTCGCGGGCGAGCGGGCCGACCCGGCGTGGTTGCGCGAGATCGCGGCCCGCGTCGGGATCGAGGACCGCCTCGACCACCGTCCGAGCGAGCTCTCGGGCGGTCAGCAGCAGCGCGTGGCGATCGCGCGGGCGCTCGTGACGCGCCCCGACGTCGTCGTCGCGGACGAGCCGACCGGGGCCCTCGACACGCGCACGAGCAAGCACGTGCTCGAGCTGCTGCGGTTCCTGGTCGACACGCTCGGCCAGAGCGTCTTCATGGTCACGCACGACCCGGTCGCGGCTTCGTTCGCGGACCGCGTCGTGTTCCTGGCCGACGGGCAGGTCGCGGGCGACCTCGTCCGCCCGACACCCGAGCAGGTCGCCGACCGCATGACGCACCTCGGGGAGTGGTGA
- a CDS encoding siderophore-interacting protein, protein MTQTSVVTAQEISPFRMFDVQVRRVEKLSPSFLRVTFTGHDLHEFADNGLDQRIKLVFPAPDGGYEHLVRTGEWYSAWRAQPEERRNPLRTYTVRAVRPEASEVDIDLVLHGDAGPASRWALAARPGSEIVLLGPNGLWTGAHGGVEFSRPVRSHALLLAGDETAVPAIASILGSLPADEVGEVFLEVPYEGDVLPVTAPAGVNVTWLAREGRAHGDLLVPAVREAADRLLERNVCGATHSLTCAARGLVQRQGGLAEAAELEDVDIDTDILWEVPVDEDGTPLVACAELYAWLAGEASVIKTLRRYLVSERGVDRRSVAFMGYWREGRAEG, encoded by the coding sequence GTGACTCAGACCAGTGTCGTGACCGCGCAGGAGATCTCCCCGTTCCGCATGTTCGACGTGCAGGTGCGACGGGTCGAGAAGCTCTCGCCGAGCTTCCTGCGCGTGACCTTCACGGGCCACGACCTCCACGAGTTCGCCGACAACGGCCTCGACCAGCGCATCAAGCTCGTCTTCCCCGCGCCCGACGGTGGCTACGAGCACCTCGTCCGCACGGGCGAGTGGTACTCGGCATGGCGCGCGCAGCCCGAGGAACGTCGCAACCCGCTGCGCACCTACACGGTGCGGGCCGTGCGCCCCGAGGCCTCCGAGGTCGACATCGACCTCGTCCTGCACGGCGACGCGGGGCCCGCGTCCCGGTGGGCTCTCGCCGCGCGCCCCGGCAGCGAGATCGTGCTGCTCGGCCCCAACGGCCTGTGGACGGGTGCGCACGGCGGCGTCGAGTTCTCCCGTCCCGTCCGCAGCCACGCGCTGCTCCTCGCAGGCGACGAGACCGCCGTCCCCGCGATCGCCTCGATCCTGGGCTCCCTGCCCGCCGACGAGGTCGGCGAGGTCTTCCTCGAGGTCCCGTACGAGGGCGACGTCCTGCCCGTCACGGCTCCGGCGGGCGTCAACGTCACGTGGCTCGCCCGTGAGGGGCGCGCGCACGGCGACCTGCTGGTCCCCGCGGTCCGCGAGGCCGCCGACCGCCTGCTCGAGCGCAACGTCTGCGGCGCGACGCACTCGCTCACGTGCGCGGCCCGCGGGCTCGTCCAGCGCCAGGGCGGGCTCGCCGAGGCGGCCGAGCTCGAGGACGTCGACATCGACACGGACATCCTCTGGGAGGTCCCCGTGGACGAGGACGGCACGCCGCTCGTCGCGTGCGCCGAGCTCTACGCGTGGCTCGCGGGGGAGGCGTCGGTCATCAAGACCCTGCGCCGCTACCTCGTGTCGGAGCGCGGCGTCGACCGCCGCTCGGTCGCGTTCATGGGCTACTGGCGCGAGGGCCGCGCCGAGGGCTGA
- a CDS encoding iron ABC transporter permease yields MSTSAPGGLSTARHEVPDDTTGLLAPPLPPGRSRLRFRLTVASAFVVGILAVLVLAAVHLTQGTADVGLGDLLRLVTGGGDADADRTAAAVLLASRLPRLLAGLLVGVSLGAAGAALQSVARNPLASPDTLAVNAGAYVAVVGAAVIGVTLPFYLSGTLALVGGLAASGLVLVLARGGAAGPTRLILAGSAITLALHSLTTVLLVLFQQETMGLFAWGSGSIVQSGTSQVVLAAPLVVVGLGGLLLVAHRLDLLALGDDTATVLGIDVRATRVVTILLAVLLSATAVTVAGPVGFVGLCAPVVVRLVARKVPGLNRHRVLIPLAGIAGMIVVLGADVLLRLVLPGTYGVAVPTGVITTVFGAVVLVWLARRLKDSGPAAGTRAAHVRPRGARRALVVVTVLVALLVAATVAALLLGDRLLLTGDVLNWAADRAGKQVSFVLDQRVPRVLAAILAGAALGLAGTVVQAVCRNPLAEPGLLGVTAGAGLGAVGVVLLVPGVGIMGMSLAAVVGALGTFAIVYRLAYRGGLSSDRLVLIGIGMSTGATALTTLVIVVVAPWNLNVALTWLSGSTYGRTFDHLIPVVLALLVVVPVAVLHRREMDVLALDEDTPRVLGLRLDRTRLLLLGASACLTAAAVCAVGVVGFVGLVAPHAARALVGSRNGRVIPVAMLLGAVLVSVADTVGRTVIAPAQIPAGLTTALIGAPYFVWLLWRSRGREA; encoded by the coding sequence GTGAGCACGAGCGCCCCGGGGGGACTCTCGACGGCCCGGCACGAGGTCCCGGACGACACCACCGGTCTCCTCGCCCCGCCGCTTCCCCCGGGGCGCTCGCGCCTCCGGTTCCGTCTGACGGTCGCCTCGGCGTTCGTCGTCGGGATCCTCGCAGTCCTGGTGCTGGCCGCGGTCCACCTCACGCAGGGGACGGCCGACGTCGGGCTCGGCGACCTGCTGCGCCTCGTGACCGGCGGCGGCGACGCCGACGCCGACCGGACCGCCGCGGCCGTGCTGCTCGCCTCGCGCCTTCCGCGCCTGCTCGCGGGCCTCCTCGTGGGCGTCTCGCTCGGCGCGGCGGGAGCCGCGCTGCAGTCCGTGGCCCGCAACCCGCTCGCCTCGCCCGACACGCTCGCGGTCAACGCGGGCGCGTACGTCGCGGTCGTGGGGGCGGCCGTGATCGGCGTGACCCTGCCGTTCTACCTCTCGGGGACGCTCGCGCTCGTCGGCGGGCTCGCGGCCTCGGGCCTCGTGCTCGTCCTGGCCCGCGGCGGGGCCGCCGGGCCGACCCGGCTCATCCTCGCGGGCTCGGCCATCACGCTCGCGCTGCACTCCCTGACGACCGTGCTGCTCGTGCTGTTCCAGCAGGAGACCATGGGGCTGTTCGCGTGGGGGAGCGGCTCGATCGTCCAGTCCGGCACGTCGCAGGTCGTGCTCGCGGCCCCGCTCGTGGTCGTCGGCCTCGGCGGGCTGCTCCTCGTGGCCCACCGCCTGGACCTGCTGGCGCTCGGCGACGACACCGCGACGGTCCTCGGGATCGACGTGCGCGCGACGCGCGTCGTGACCATCCTGCTCGCGGTGCTGCTCTCCGCCACGGCCGTCACGGTCGCGGGCCCGGTCGGCTTCGTCGGCCTGTGCGCCCCCGTGGTCGTGCGCCTCGTGGCCCGCAAGGTCCCCGGGCTCAACCGGCACCGCGTGCTCATCCCGCTGGCGGGGATCGCGGGCATGATCGTGGTCCTCGGCGCCGACGTCCTGCTGCGCCTCGTCCTGCCCGGCACCTACGGCGTGGCCGTCCCGACGGGCGTCATCACGACCGTGTTCGGTGCCGTGGTGCTCGTGTGGCTCGCGCGCCGGCTCAAGGACTCCGGTCCCGCCGCCGGGACCCGCGCCGCGCACGTCCGACCGCGCGGCGCCCGCCGTGCCCTGGTCGTGGTGACCGTCCTCGTCGCGCTCCTGGTCGCGGCCACGGTCGCCGCGCTCCTGCTGGGCGACAGGCTGCTGCTCACGGGCGACGTCCTCAACTGGGCCGCCGACCGGGCGGGCAAGCAGGTGAGCTTCGTGCTCGACCAGCGCGTCCCGCGCGTGCTCGCCGCGATCCTCGCGGGGGCTGCGCTGGGCCTGGCCGGGACGGTCGTGCAGGCCGTGTGCCGCAACCCGCTGGCCGAGCCCGGCCTGCTCGGCGTGACGGCGGGCGCGGGGCTGGGCGCCGTCGGGGTCGTGCTGCTTGTTCCTGGCGTCGGCATCATGGGCATGTCCCTCGCCGCCGTCGTCGGCGCGCTGGGCACGTTCGCGATCGTCTATCGCCTCGCGTACCGGGGCGGGCTGAGCTCGGACCGGCTCGTGCTCATCGGCATCGGCATGAGCACGGGCGCCACGGCTCTGACGACGCTCGTGATCGTGGTCGTCGCGCCCTGGAACCTCAACGTCGCGCTCACCTGGTTGTCGGGGTCCACGTACGGACGGACCTTCGACCACCTGATCCCGGTCGTCCTGGCGCTGCTCGTGGTCGTGCCCGTCGCGGTGCTCCACCGGCGCGAGATGGACGTCCTGGCGCTCGACGAGGACACCCCGCGCGTCCTGGGCCTGCGCCTGGACCGCACGCGCCTGCTGCTCCTGGGGGCCAGCGCGTGCCTGACGGCCGCCGCGGTGTGCGCGGTCGGGGTCGTGGGGTTCGTGGGGCTCGTCGCCCCGCACGCGGCCCGCGCCCTCGTCGGTTCGCGCAACGGCCGGGTGATCCCGGTCGCGATGCTGCTCGGGGCCGTCCTCGTGAGCGTCGCCGACACCGTGGGGCGGACGGTCATCGCGCCCGCCCAGATCCCCGCGGGCCTGACGACCGCGCTCATCGGCGCGCCCTACTTCGTGTGGCTCCTGTGGCGCAGCCGCGGCCGCGAGGCGTGA
- a CDS encoding ABC transporter substrate-binding protein — MRTTLRTGLPAVLLVTALTLTACGTTEEADAGGASKAPASDAGPVTFTDERGEQTLDAPATEVVSLEWGLTENLLALGVDVVGQADVEGYNTWDTSVALDASTPDVGMRGEPSLDAISALEPELIAVTTDTPDNVIDQLADIAPVVTLRGSDGTDPIGYMRQTVETLATATGTEDKGTELLEGFDAKVAEGKKALEEAGVAGASYVMADGWVNNGTVSVRMYTPGSFLGAVGAELGLANAWTGEGDPDYGLAQTDVEGLTALSDVQFVYAASDSEADPFAEGLAGNAIWEQLPFVVAGDVHRIPDGIWMFGGPASANAYVDALVAALTQ; from the coding sequence ATGCGAACGACCCTCCGGACCGGCCTGCCCGCCGTCCTGCTCGTGACAGCGCTCACCCTCACCGCGTGCGGCACCACGGAGGAGGCGGACGCCGGCGGCGCGTCCAAGGCCCCCGCCTCCGACGCCGGCCCCGTCACGTTCACCGACGAGCGCGGCGAGCAGACGCTCGACGCCCCCGCGACCGAGGTCGTCTCGCTCGAGTGGGGCCTGACCGAGAACCTGCTGGCGCTCGGCGTGGACGTCGTGGGCCAGGCCGACGTCGAGGGCTACAACACGTGGGACACCTCGGTCGCGCTCGACGCGTCGACGCCCGACGTCGGGATGCGTGGCGAGCCCAGCCTCGACGCCATCTCCGCTCTCGAGCCCGAGCTCATCGCCGTCACCACGGACACCCCCGACAACGTGATCGACCAGCTCGCGGACATCGCGCCCGTCGTGACGCTGCGCGGCTCCGACGGCACCGACCCGATCGGGTACATGCGCCAGACGGTCGAGACCCTCGCGACCGCCACGGGCACCGAGGACAAGGGCACCGAGCTGCTCGAAGGGTTCGACGCGAAGGTCGCCGAGGGCAAGAAGGCCCTCGAGGAGGCCGGCGTCGCGGGCGCCTCGTACGTCATGGCCGACGGCTGGGTCAACAACGGCACCGTCTCGGTGCGCATGTACACGCCCGGCTCGTTCCTCGGCGCGGTCGGCGCCGAGCTCGGCCTGGCGAACGCGTGGACCGGCGAGGGCGACCCCGACTACGGGCTCGCACAGACCGACGTCGAGGGCCTGACGGCGCTGAGCGACGTCCAGTTCGTCTACGCCGCGAGCGACTCCGAGGCCGACCCGTTCGCCGAGGGCCTGGCGGGCAACGCGATCTGGGAGCAGCTCCCGTTCGTCGTGGCCGGTGACGTGCACCGCATCCCCGACGGCATCTGGATGTTCGGCGGGCCCGCGTCCGCGAACGCCTACGTCGACGCGCTCGTCGCGGCTCTGACCCAGTGA
- a CDS encoding ABC transporter permease encodes MSVLGLALSTLRARRKSFVGPFVALFLSAMLVAACGLLMESGIRQGIGPERYAGADLVVTAKQSLAVDVDYDEPFGGRVRLPASAVDELAAIPGVGRAVGDVEVRLGAVGPSGDLAGAVDGRPPVGHGWSSATLGPFVLAQGDGPTAPGQVALDDALAARLAVGVGDDVTLAVGSTPGEYRVTGIVSPPEGTGALRQGVAFFTDEQVADLAAGGPGAPGRPGAADTRGEIDAVGILAADGTDVRALAADVRERTGLTVRTGDARGSVEFADASGSATTLVAIAGSFGGIMLVVVVFVVASALGLVVQQRRRELALLRAVGATPRQVRRMISAEMLVLSTTAAVPGALLGIAAVGVLHGLFVRAGVVSADYPVAVGPLPVVVAVVLTVGVAWLAGRMSARRAITVKPVEALGEAAVQTPRLGVTRTVVGGVLVVGGVFLSMLPAFVAGEDALAGAALSGVVLVIAVALLGPRIVHALVLLVEPFLRRSPHASTYLAGRNTRASSRRLAGAVVPLVLAITMTVVQVSLGAAQVAETERQVADGLRADLVLASSGTGLSPDLAGQVAGVAGVASVTPTVRSQALVRFAESDGTLTAEALTVQGVDPADLAAAIDLDVREGSTDDLHGESVALSVTGASKARAGLGDTVELHLADGTRVDAAVVAIYGRGMGFGDALLPRDLVLPASGDRLDGSLLVVAEEETAVETLAEDLGRATAPYPGVVLADRASLVAAEKAALEANTWTSMILLVVLFGYVALNVANALVMSTVDRRREIALLRLVGTRDRQVLRMMRVEAGVVVGVAVLVATVILLPPLAGVSLGLSEGQRAVPALSPVAYLATVAGAGAVGYLSMLLPTRAALRARPVESIGLRE; translated from the coding sequence GTGAGCGTGCTGGGCCTCGCGCTGAGCACGCTGCGCGCGCGCCGCAAGAGCTTCGTCGGTCCGTTCGTCGCGCTGTTCCTGAGCGCGATGCTCGTCGCGGCGTGCGGGCTGCTCATGGAGTCGGGCATCCGGCAGGGCATCGGTCCTGAGCGCTACGCGGGCGCCGACCTGGTCGTGACCGCGAAGCAGTCGCTCGCGGTCGACGTGGACTACGACGAGCCCTTCGGCGGCCGCGTCCGCCTGCCCGCGTCGGCGGTCGACGAGCTCGCCGCGATCCCCGGTGTCGGGCGCGCGGTGGGCGACGTCGAGGTGCGCCTCGGCGCCGTCGGGCCGTCGGGCGACCTGGCCGGTGCGGTCGACGGGCGCCCGCCCGTGGGCCACGGGTGGTCCTCGGCGACGCTCGGGCCGTTCGTCCTCGCGCAGGGCGACGGCCCGACGGCGCCGGGCCAGGTCGCGCTCGACGACGCACTGGCCGCGCGGCTCGCCGTGGGCGTGGGCGACGACGTCACCCTGGCCGTGGGGTCGACGCCGGGGGAGTACCGGGTGACCGGGATCGTCTCCCCGCCCGAGGGGACCGGTGCGCTGCGGCAGGGCGTGGCGTTCTTCACCGACGAGCAGGTCGCGGACCTCGCCGCAGGGGGCCCGGGCGCGCCCGGGCGACCCGGTGCGGCAGACACCCGAGGGGAGATCGACGCCGTCGGGATCCTGGCCGCGGACGGGACGGACGTCCGGGCGCTCGCCGCGGACGTGCGCGAGCGCACCGGGCTGACCGTGCGCACGGGCGACGCCCGCGGCTCGGTCGAGTTCGCCGACGCCTCGGGCTCGGCGACCACGCTGGTCGCGATCGCCGGCAGCTTCGGCGGGATCATGCTCGTCGTCGTCGTGTTCGTCGTCGCCAGCGCCCTGGGACTCGTGGTGCAGCAGCGGCGCCGCGAGCTCGCGCTGCTCCGCGCGGTGGGTGCGACCCCGCGCCAGGTCCGGCGGATGATCTCTGCCGAGATGCTCGTGCTGTCCACGACGGCCGCGGTCCCGGGGGCTCTCCTGGGCATCGCCGCGGTCGGCGTGCTGCACGGCCTGTTCGTCCGGGCGGGGGTCGTCTCGGCGGACTACCCGGTCGCGGTGGGACCGCTGCCGGTCGTGGTCGCCGTGGTGCTCACCGTGGGTGTCGCGTGGCTCGCCGGGAGGATGTCGGCCCGGCGGGCGATCACGGTGAAGCCCGTCGAGGCGCTGGGCGAGGCCGCGGTGCAGACCCCGCGGCTGGGCGTCACGCGCACGGTGGTCGGCGGGGTCCTGGTCGTCGGCGGGGTGTTCCTGTCGATGCTGCCCGCGTTCGTCGCGGGCGAGGACGCGCTCGCGGGGGCCGCGCTCTCCGGCGTGGTGCTCGTGATCGCCGTCGCGCTCCTGGGGCCGCGGATCGTGCACGCCCTCGTGCTGCTGGTCGAGCCGTTCCTGCGGCGCAGCCCGCACGCGAGCACCTACCTCGCGGGCCGCAACACCCGAGCGAGCTCGCGACGGCTCGCGGGGGCCGTCGTGCCGCTCGTGCTCGCGATCACCATGACGGTCGTGCAGGTCTCGCTCGGGGCCGCGCAGGTGGCCGAGACCGAGCGTCAGGTGGCCGACGGGCTCCGCGCGGACCTCGTGCTCGCGAGCAGCGGTACGGGCCTCTCGCCCGACCTCGCGGGGCAGGTCGCGGGCGTCGCGGGCGTCGCCTCGGTGACCCCGACCGTGCGGAGCCAGGCCCTCGTACGCTTCGCCGAGTCGGACGGCACGCTCACGGCCGAGGCCCTGACCGTCCAGGGCGTCGACCCGGCGGACCTGGCCGCCGCGATCGACCTGGACGTGCGCGAGGGCTCGACCGACGACCTGCACGGCGAGTCGGTCGCCCTCAGCGTCACGGGAGCGAGCAAGGCACGGGCCGGGCTCGGGGACACCGTCGAGCTCCATCTCGCGGACGGCACGCGGGTCGACGCCGCCGTCGTCGCGATCTACGGGCGCGGCATGGGCTTCGGTGACGCCCTGCTCCCGCGGGACCTGGTCCTGCCCGCGTCGGGGGACCGGCTGGACGGCTCGCTGCTCGTGGTGGCCGAGGAGGAGACCGCCGTCGAGACGCTCGCGGAGGACCTCGGCCGGGCGACCGCCCCGTACCCGGGTGTCGTGCTCGCCGACCGGGCGTCGCTGGTCGCCGCCGAGAAGGCAGCGCTCGAGGCGAACACGTGGACGTCGATGATCCTGCTCGTGGTGCTGTTCGGGTACGTCGCCCTGAACGTCGCGAACGCCCTGGTCATGTCGACCGTCGACCGGCGGCGCGAGATCGCGCTGCTGCGCCTGGTCGGGACGCGGGACCGTCAGGTCCTGCGGATGATGCGGGTCGAGGCGGGCGTGGTGGTCGGCGTCGCCGTGCTGGTCGCGACGGTGATCCTGCTTCCTCCGCTGGCCGGCGTGAGCCTCGGGCTGAGCGAGGGGCAGCGGGCGGTGCCAGCACTCTCCCCGGTCGCGTACCTCGCGACGGTCGCGGGCGCGGGCGCCGTCGGGTACCTCTCGATGCTCCTGCCGACCCGTGCCGCGCTGCGGGCCCGACCGGTCGAGAGCATCGGGCTGCGGGAGTGA